The window TAGCTGATAGTCCAACAGCTAAGATCTCCATGTTACGCCACTCGAGAATTTGACGGGCCATATAGGCTATAGCCACCCCTATTCCTAAAATATCGAGTCGGAAAAGAGCTATCTGCCATTTCAAAAAGTCGAGTTGTAGCTTTCTACCAAGCTCGGGAAAAGACCGGCTAGATAGCTTTAACGAATCATTCCAGATAGTGTCGGACAAAAGGTCGGCAATAGAGCTAGATCTTTCAAAGATATCCGGGGTTATGGTTCCCCCATCGAGATAATCCCAGTGTTGACCTATATCTTTATTCCTGCTGAGAGATTTTCTAAACCATATTTGAATATTCCACAGATCTACAGATCTGCCGACGAACTCTCTAACCTTATCCTCTCCAGGAGAAAGGCCATTCAGCGGTTTTAAAGACCATGAAATAATCTCGGACATATAACATCTCTCTGCGATCATGAAATCAGAGCTTTCGATAAAGGCCTCAAGGGAATGGGCTAAAGGAATCGCCGTAGGCTCGCTGCTCGTATAGCACCTTTCCACCGCTTCCATCGGCGAAACGCATTCCCTCCATAGGGAATCGAAGAAAAAACTACCTAAAGGGCCATAATCGTGCCATTGAGGCTGACCGGAACGATTGTCCCTTTCGGTAAACCTGCGGAGCAATATCCTGGCGTTAAACATATCTCCTCTGACAGACAGAACCGGAATAAGCTCTTTCGCTTCTCCTGTCGAGAACTCGAAAACCGATCTAAGCCTCTCCGAAGCCCCAGACGTAGTCGCCCTCTCTATTCGTTCCAAAATAGATGATTTAGCGGTGACAAGCTCTCTCCTGTAATGGGAGGCATAAGGCCCCTTCAACATAACCTGTTCTAAGCCATAAAGATCCTCATCAGACATAGAGTCGAAAAAAGAGGGAGCGTAGAACGCTCCCCACCTTCCCCTAAGACGAGCATTAAGATATCCGTAATCTCTCTGAGATGAACTCGTGTTTTTCCAGTACCTCATCAAACATGATCGCCAACTCTCGAACGATTTCGGGGAAAAGCCTCTCGAGCCTTCCTCTATAGGTATTCTCAAAAATAGCTCCCCCTTCCTCATCTATCGCAATACAACCGCCCCATCGATCGAGAGTTCCTCCCTGTACCTTATATCCCTTTGAGGACAAGGATTCAACTTGGCTCGGAGGAACTACGACCGTCGAGGAAGCCCCGGCTTTTTGGACGACCTCGGAGAGCAACCTTTCTAACGAATCTTTATAGCTATCCGAGGCAAGCAACGAATCCAGCTTAGACTCTATCATTGACCTAACTCGATCGCAAAGCTCAAGCTGAAGCCCCTCTATTGCCTCAAGGATCTTTCCTCTGTGTTTTGACACCAGAAAAGCCTCTTCCTTTGCCAAAATCCTGGAATGCTGCTCCAAAATATTTCCGATCTCCAACTCCACTTCGTTCCTGCGGAGGGCTATCATGTCGGCTATTTGATCCTCAACCTGAACCTTTAGTTTCCTAAGCTCTTCTTCTCCTTCAGTTCTCAGAGATAGGATAAAAGCCTCCAGATCAGAACTTTTTTCCATTATGCCCTCAAGCAAGTTGCAGAATTATCATTATAGCCACAACGAAACCTAATATAACCATAGTTTCAGGTATCGCCTCAAGTATTATCATTGTACCCGATGTTTCTGGCTTCTCCGCTATAGTTCCAGCAGCAGCGCTTCCTATCTTAGCCTGAGCAAGAGCGGTAGCGATAGAAGGGACACCTACCGCTAGAGCTGCGGCAAAGGCTATAAGAGCTTTTTCCATCAATAATTCCTCCTTTTTTTGGAGAAAGGTTTATACTGATTGCCTCCTCCGGCGTAAAACTTCCCCATAAACTCAACGTAATGAAGCCTGGCAGAATGGAGCCCCGATTCCGCTGTGGCCAGTACGAAATTCAAAAGATGTATAGCTAGAGCTATAAAAATTCCCAGGAACGATACCCCGAGAACGTCCACAAATTTAGAGGCCACCATAGCCAGTATAGCGGAGGAGAGCCCGATAGCTCCTATCCTGACGTAGCTTAGGATACTCCCGAAGGAACTCATCGCCTCCACCGCTCCTCCAATACCTCCACCGACAACCAGGAGAGCTAAACCAACGATTAGCACCCCTATAGAAAAAGAAAAAAAAGCTTGGGGAATAACTCCCTTGATGGAGCAGAGCAAAACAACCATGGAAAGGATGATAATTCCGTTGCCGGCCTTCTCCATCCAGATATGACGATTATTGTTCTTAATCCCATCGATGACCCCTAGACCTAATCCTATGAGTATATGTCCTAAGCCTAATGCTATTGTGAAAGACAGAACAGGAATTACCGCATGAGATCTCTCGACCCACAACGGATGAAGGCCAAACACCCTGTAGGCAAAGTCACCGAAAAACTCGCCGTAGGCGACTCCCCATAATATGCTCCAGACAGACACAGAAAACAGTACGAAGGATAGGTCAGAAACTACCTTCTTTTTAGCCCTACTCCTTATGAACCATGACAATAACGCCAAAATTATACCGTATCCTCCATCTCCAACGATGCAACCGGCGAAAAAAGGGAAAAAAATACCTATCATAACGGTAGGATCGGTGCCTCTATAGTGAGGAGTCGGAACTAGCTTTAAAAATATCTCAAAGGGCTTAAAAATACTGGAATTATCGAGAGCGGTCGGCACTTTAAACCATTCATCGGAAGCGGGATATCTCCATCTTATAAGGACCTCATCGCCGAAAGTCCCCTTGATCCTCTTACAGAACTCATCTCTATCGTTCTCAGGAAGCCATCCCTCTAGCAAAAACGTTGACCCCATATTATAGGAGCCTTGTTCCGCTACTAGCTGCTCAAGCCTTTCGTCTATCAGTATAAAAAGACAACCTAACTTAGCCCCCCACTCGGATCTAACCCTATTTAGGGTGTCTTCGAATTCCTTTTGCCGAGCAGGGAGTTCTGAAATCGCTTTATCCATATTCTCCATGGACTTAAGGAGGCTATCGTTCTTACTAGAAACCGGAGGAGTCCACAAAAGCCCCTCCTTTGACATACATTCCGACATGATATCCCCTAGCTCTACAGGAACAGCCAAGGACAATAGCCCCTCTTTTTCTCCTACAGGAGAAAAGTGATGCCTTATATCGGGAACCCGTCCTATCCCTGTCCACATTCCGTTAAGAGCGACCTGCAATCGACCGATAACCTCTCCGACGGTATCGGATTTTACCCACCAAAGGGAGACACTACGATTTTCCCTCGAATGTTCCTCGATAAAGGATCTAAATTTAAAGGTTAAATCCTTGCTTTTCTTTAGTTTGTCCTTTAGCCTATCCAAGTCGTCTCTTTTGCTAAATAAATCTGAGAGTTGCGCCTTGAAGTGATCGAGGCTTCCGTCTATCTCCGATATTACCTCAGGGAAGGGCAGTTTTAGCTTGTCGTCGACGACTTTAAGGTCATCATCTTTTATCCGATCCCATCCGTTCCATTCGAGAAGCTCAATCATCCCCATCAGCTTAGCTCTAAGCAGTCTCAAGCTATCGGCGTCTTTTGCGCTTATCCTCGCAGAGTCGCTGTACTCCAGGTGTATGATACCTTCTTCGTGAAGAAAGGAGACTATCTCTCTCTGTTTTGACATAAGTCCCCACAGGGCAACTCTGACCATCTTCTTTATCAACGTCGCCCCTCCTCATCGACATGAAGCCCCGACAGGACGAGAAAAAACCTATCCACAACCCCATCTAAGGATAGCTCATCAAGTGAGTTTTTTAGTTTGTCTATCTCCGCTAAAGCCTCGACGTAGAGCTTTTCCTGGGCTATGGCCACCTGTTCCAGCTTATCGGGCAATTCCGCCTCTATTTTTTTAACGGTATTACAGGCCATTTCATCCAGTTTCTCTCTGGCCATATCTACCTCATTCATAATTTCCGATCTTCTAAGCTCAAACTCCAATGAAAGCTTTTGTTTCTCCTCCTCTAGCCGGATAGACTCCGTCCATTCTCTGTCGATATCGTTGGATTTAATACCTGGTTTATGCACCTTTAGAGCCACCTTCCATTAAAAACTCACAGAAGGCACCTCTTTCGATTACTCCAACCAGTTTTGACGAATCAACGACCGGAAGTCTCTTTATCTGTTTTCTTAACATTAGATCCGCCACGGTCATTATATTAGTTTGAGGAGACACAAATACAGGTTCTTTGTGCATAATGTCCCTAACCTGGGAATCCTTCATCGCACCAAATCGCTGAAATAAAATATTTTCCTCATTGCCTAAAAAAGAGCTCTGAGCCAGGATCTCTAGATAAGTTGGGATAGTAGGCCTCAGGATATCCGATTCGGAGAGATATCCTACCAATCTCCAATCTTCATCTATCACCGGCAACCCTGAAAGACTGTGGCTGTAGAGGACGTGAATAGCGTCCAAAAGCCTGTCATCCTCCATCATCGCCGTAAGGTCCCTGCTCATAATATCCTCAGCTACGAAGTTTTTCATCTTTTTTATCACCGTCCCCGAGACCTATTTTCTCCAAAAGAACCATAAGCACAAAAAGCCCTAAATCCAGATCCTGCCGAAGCCTTTTAGGCTCCTGGATAAGCCTATAAAGCCACTCCATACCGATTTTTTGCCATCCCGCTGGAGCTCTCTTGAGTCGCCCTGACACCACGTCTAGGCTTCCTCCAACCCCTACACCGACAACTCCATCCATATCAGGAAGATACTTGTCCAGCCAGACATCCTGTTTAGGCATGCCTAAAGCGACGAAAAGGACCTTCGCACCGGAGTCTTTGATCTCCTGAACTACATCAAGATCCTCTTCCTCGGAGAAATAACCATCCCTTGATCCTGCGACGACAAGGCCAGGATAAAGTTCAGTTAGCTTTCTTCCCGCTTCATCGGCTACTCCAGGCTTGCTCCCTAATAGGTAAACCGGCCATCCCTCAGCTGCCGACAACCTGCTTAATCCGTGCATAAAATCTATTCCTGCAACTCGTTCAACTACAGGAACCCCCAACAGTCTCATAGCCCAGACCAACCCAGCTCCATCGGGAAGAGTCAGCCAGGAACGTTTCACCACATCCCTGTATATTGGGTCTTTTCGAGTACGATAGAGGGATAGGGCGTTAGCGGTAACCACCATAGCGGAGGGCTCTAGGTTTATAATTCTGGATCTAGTCTTTGACAGTGCATAATTCATAGAGATACCGTCCATAGGTATTCCCCACATGTCCGACGAATCCCTGTAAGACCTAGCCCCTCTAGCGCAGGTGATTCCCACAAAAGAGGAAACTCCAAGGATAAACAGCAGAATTGGCTTATTACTATCGTCGATGCCCATCTGGACAAAGGACACAATCGCTCCTATGGAGAGACAGAGAAATGTGACGAACTTCACCGCTTTAGGGTGATCTATCCCTTTATCTATCATCCGATGATAGATGGAAATCCGCCCCCACCCCTTTACCGGAAGAGCCTGGGCTATGAAGCTCAGAGAGGCTTCCGCTATCGGCAGAGCGTAGAGCCCCATAGGTATAACCATAATAGCGGTAAAGGTCACGCCTTTCGAGACACCTACTAGAGATGCCCCTGCTACGATTATCCCCCAAAAAGCAGCTAGAGGCCGTCCTAACTGTCTATAGTTGTGCCCTAGACGACTCCAGAAAACGGCGGTAAATGAAAGTCCGGCAAGGGACATTAAAAAACCTCCCGCAAGAGACTGGCCGGACAGCGAAGAAACCAAAAGTGCTAGAGAGAACCCTACTCCAAGCAGATGGCCCGCCAATCCAGGAATATAATCCAGTTTCTGAAAAAGCAGAGGAAACAAGGTCACCCAAACAGCGGTCAACAGAAAAGAGCTGTAGTGCGAAAGATAGAGGTATTCACCGTTGGATAATCCTATAAAATAGATCCTAGGTCCCATAGCGGCAAAACATAAGCCAACTGCCCCAAGAAGCCAGGATAAATTTTTACCTGGAGATGTATGTTGAGCCATTCCAATGACCGCACCTAATGTGGCCATCGCAACCACTACTTTTATAGGTTCACTGCCCGACCAAAGGGCGAATAGAATCCACCCTGCGACCAAGGACAGGTCTCTCATGTAGAAATACCTCTCCCTCGACAAGGACCTTCTATATATTTTTTGAAGAAAAAAAGACGCTACGACCAAGCCCATGAGGGCAAATATAGCGTACGCAATAACATTATTCATGGCGAGTCCCTCCCTAAAATTCACAAGTAGGCACTAAAAAAAGACCTCCTCACCATGCCATTGTACCAGCGGATCTATCCTTTTTCCACAACGCCGCCGATCTAAAGGGATCGGCGGCGTTGTCCCCCTTAAAGCGGGGAAATCTCCTTTATCCCACCCATGTAGGGGATCAGGACCTCTGGCACCTCGATCGAACCGTCCGATCTCTGATAGTTTTCCATGACAGCGATCAAAGCCCTTCCGATAGCGATACCGGAGCCGTTGAGGGTATGGACAAACCGAGGCTTACCACCGTCGGAAGGCCTATAGCGGGTGTTCATTCGTCTCGCCTGGAAATCCTCGCAGTTACTGCAGGAGCTGATCTCTCTGTATCTATCCTGAGAGGGCAACCAAACCTCAATATCGTAGGTCTTAGAGGACCCAAAACCCATATCACCGGTACACAAGGTTATGACCCTGTAGGGCAGTTTTAGAAGCTGAAGGACCTCTTCGGCGTTGGCTGTAAGCTTTTCCAGCTCATCGTAACTTCCGTCGGGGGTGCTCAATTTGACCATCTCAACCTTCTCAAACTGATGCTGCCTCATTATTCCCCTGACATCCCTGCCGTGGCTCCCCGCTTCTTTTCTGAAACAAGGGGTATAGGCGGTATAGTAAAGAGGCAAATCGGACTCCTCCAGTATTTCCCCTCCGTGAAGATTGGTCAGAGGCACTTCGGCGGTAGGGATGAGCCAGAGATCGTCATCGGCAACTCGGTATAGATCGTCGGCAAACTTGGGCAACTGACCTGTTCCAGACATGGCTGCGGAGTTCACCATAAAGGGAGGATTTATCTCTTTATATCCGTGACGGTCGACGTGAAGGTCAAGCATAAAGTTCAATAAAGCCCTTTCAAGCCTAGCTCCAGCGCCAACCATAACGGTAAAACGGCTCTGAGCCAGAGATACTCCCCTTTTGAAATCCAGAATGCCCAGATTTTCCCCTAGATCCCAGTGAGGCAAAGGGTCAAAATCGAATGCCTTAGGGGTACCCCAACGGCGGACCTCAACGTTTTCCTCCTCGTCGGCTCCTACGGGAACGGAGGAATGAGGTTTATTAGGTATCTGAAGCATTATGCCCTCTAGGTCCGAGTCTATCTGGGTTACTTCCTGGTCCAGAGACTTGATCTCCTCCCCGATGGATCTCATTCTCTCCATAAGGGCAGAGACATCCTCACCTTTGGCTTTAGCGGCACCGACCTCCTTCGACCCGGCGTTTCGCTCCGCCTTTAGCTGTTCAACTTTCGAAATAAGCTCTCTCCTCTTTCCGTCCAGGGACAAAATAGAGCTAAGGTCAAAACTGTAGTTTCTGGCCTCTAGAAAAGCTCTCACCTGGTCCATATTTTCCCTGACGTATTTCACATCCAACATCGCTTCATGCCTCCTTGCCGGTCCTCATCTCTCTTATGAGATTGACCATCTCCAAGGCGGCGATTGCCGCCTCGGCTCCTTTATTGCCTGCCTTGCTGCCAGCCCTGAGAAGAGCCTGTTCCAGGTCGTCACAGGTTAAAACGCCAAAAGTCACCGGAATCCTTTGTTCAAGGCCTATATGGGCCAAGCCCTTTGAGACCTCCGAGGAAACGTACTCAAAATGAGGGGTATCCCCTCTTATGACCGCACCAAGGGCGATCAAACCGTCGTACTTACCCAAAAGGGACAGCTCCTTTACCGCAAGGGGGATCTCCCAGGCCCCAGGAACCCATACTACATCGATATCGTTTACCTTTACCCCATGGCGAAAAAGGGCGTCTTTAGCCCCTTCAAGAAGCTTTGACGATATGAGATCGTTGAATCGGGACACGACAATCCCGTATCTCCCTGACTGAGCGACTAACTTCCCTTGATATACTTTCATTTCCGTTACCTCCTTACTTGAGCAGATCTTTCAAGTGGAGCAGATGCCCCATCTGATCTTCTTTTGTGCTTAAATATCGCCTATTATACACGTTAGGTTCGATCACGAGAGGAACTCTTTCGGTTATGGTAATACCGTAACCCTCCAGCCCCACGACCTTAAGAGGGTTGTTGGTCAAGAGCCTTATAGAGGAAAGCCCTAAGTCCTGAAGAACCTGAGCGCCTATACCGTAATCCCTTAAATCTGGCTTATGACCTAAGGCAACGTTCGCCTCCACGGTATCCATGCCCTCCTCCTGAAGTTTGTAGGCTTTGAGCTTCTCCAGTAGACCTATTCCTCTGCCTTCTTGGCGCATGTAGAGGACCACCCCTTTTCCCTCTTTTTCGACCATGCTTAGTGCGGAGTGTAGCTGAGGCCCACAATCACATCTCAGAGAGCCAAACACGTCTCCGGTCATACACTCGGAATGAACTCTAACTAAAATCGAATCGCCTTCCCGAACATCGCCTTTTACCAAGGCGATGTGCAGACGATCTACCTGGTCGTCTAAAAGGCTCCTGTAGGCGTGGGCCTGAAAATCACCGTATTCGGTGGGAAGTCTTATTTCAGCGACCTTCTCGACTAGCTTGGTCCTGATCGTCCTGTGCCTTATAAGATCCTGTATGGATATGACCTTTAGACCGTGTTTTTTTGAGAATTCGATAAGATCTGGAAATCGAGCCATAGATCCGTCGTCTTTTATTATCTCGCATATAACACCTGCCGGCTCCAATCCCGCCATCGAGGCCAGGTCCACCGCCGCCTCGGTGTGTCCCGACCTCCTGAGCACACCACCGGATCTGGCCACCAGAGGGAATATATGCCCAGGCCTCATAAACATATCCGCAGAAGAACCTCTATCCGATAGAGCTCTGGCGGTCATAGCCCTTTCTTCCGCAGAGATCCCTGTAGAAGTACCCTCTTTTAAATCCACACTTACGGTAAAAGCGGTACCCTGACGGTCTCCACCTCGCTCCACCATAGGGGTAAGGCCTACCCTGGCAGCCTGTTTCTCGGTTATAGGGACACATACAAGGCCTCTGCCGTAACGTATCATAAAGTTTATCGACTGTGCCGTAGCGTATTGAGCGGCCATCACCAGATCCCCTTCGTTCTCTCTCTCCTCGTCGTCTACGACTATAACCATTTTACCCTGTGATACATCCTCTATAGCCTCATCGATAGAGGAAAGAAAGCTGTCTCTGGTCTCCACGATATTCACCATCCCATCTCTTTAAGTTGGTTCATCGAAATACCTTTTAGGGGATTATTACCTTCACTGCCTGGCCCAAGTAGAGACTCTACGTATCTGGCTATAATGTCCACCTCCAGGTTAAGACGATCACCTACCGTCGCCGTCCTCAACGTCGTTTCACCTATGGTAGTAGGTATCAAGGCGATTGAAAATTTACAGTCCTTTTTTTCAGCTACCGTAAGACTTACGCCGTCGAGGCAGATAGATCCTTTGGTAACCACGTATTTTTGCAGATGCTCAGGAACTCTAAAGGTCAGCCACCAAGATCTACCGATAACCTTTTTCCCGACAATCTCGGCGATACCGTCTACGTGGCCTGTCACCATGTGACCGTCGAGCCTGGAGGACAGGCACAGAGCCCTCTCCAGGTTTACCTCGCTGCCGGGCTTCATGGTCGAAAATTTTGTTTTACCCATAGTCTCGTCGGTCACCTCGACGGTAAAGGCTCTGTCGTTAAAGGAACACACGGTCAGACAGGCACCGGATAAGGCTACCGATTGGCCTAAGTACAGCTCAGGAGCTATCTCAGGAGATGTGACCGATAGGACATAAACCCCATCGCCTTTGGTTATTTTATCTATCCTTCCGACCGCTTCAACAAGTCCAGTGAACAAGGAAATACCCCCTCAAACCAAAGATCCTCCGACTGCCTCTTTACAGACAGGGTTCTCACGCCGAGGGCCTCCTCCATAGAGCCTATGGATAGACAGGAGGCAACGGAGACGCCTTCTCCCATTATCTTAGGGGCTATAAATAGCGATAGCTCGTCAGCCAGACCCTCACACAGAAAAGAGGATATCACCGCTCCCCCTCC is drawn from Dethiosulfovibrio salsuginis and contains these coding sequences:
- a CDS encoding bifunctional 3,4-dihydroxy-2-butanone-4-phosphate synthase/GTP cyclohydrolase II, translating into MVNIVETRDSFLSSIDEAIEDVSQGKMVIVVDDEERENEGDLVMAAQYATAQSINFMIRYGRGLVCVPITEKQAARVGLTPMVERGGDRQGTAFTVSVDLKEGTSTGISAEERAMTARALSDRGSSADMFMRPGHIFPLVARSGGVLRRSGHTEAAVDLASMAGLEPAGVICEIIKDDGSMARFPDLIEFSKKHGLKVISIQDLIRHRTIRTKLVEKVAEIRLPTEYGDFQAHAYRSLLDDQVDRLHIALVKGDVREGDSILVRVHSECMTGDVFGSLRCDCGPQLHSALSMVEKEGKGVVLYMRQEGRGIGLLEKLKAYKLQEEGMDTVEANVALGHKPDLRDYGIGAQVLQDLGLSSIRLLTNNPLKVVGLEGYGITITERVPLVIEPNVYNRRYLSTKEDQMGHLLHLKDLLK
- a CDS encoding riboflavin synthase translates to MFTGLVEAVGRIDKITKGDGVYVLSVTSPEIAPELYLGQSVALSGACLTVCSFNDRAFTVEVTDETMGKTKFSTMKPGSEVNLERALCLSSRLDGHMVTGHVDGIAEIVGKKVIGRSWWLTFRVPEHLQKYVVTKGSICLDGVSLTVAEKKDCKFSIALIPTTIGETTLRTATVGDRLNLEVDIIARYVESLLGPGSEGNNPLKGISMNQLKEMGW
- a CDS encoding V-type ATP synthase subunit I yields the protein MIKKMVRVALWGLMSKQREIVSFLHEEGIIHLEYSDSARISAKDADSLRLLRAKLMGMIELLEWNGWDRIKDDDLKVVDDKLKLPFPEVISEIDGSLDHFKAQLSDLFSKRDDLDRLKDKLKKSKDLTFKFRSFIEEHSRENRSVSLWWVKSDTVGEVIGRLQVALNGMWTGIGRVPDIRHHFSPVGEKEGLLSLAVPVELGDIMSECMSKEGLLWTPPVSSKNDSLLKSMENMDKAISELPARQKEFEDTLNRVRSEWGAKLGCLFILIDERLEQLVAEQGSYNMGSTFLLEGWLPENDRDEFCKRIKGTFGDEVLIRWRYPASDEWFKVPTALDNSSIFKPFEIFLKLVPTPHYRGTDPTVMIGIFFPFFAGCIVGDGGYGIILALLSWFIRSRAKKKVVSDLSFVLFSVSVWSILWGVAYGEFFGDFAYRVFGLHPLWVERSHAVIPVLSFTIALGLGHILIGLGLGVIDGIKNNNRHIWMEKAGNGIIILSMVVLLCSIKGVIPQAFFSFSIGVLIVGLALLVVGGGIGGAVEAMSSFGSILSYVRIGAIGLSSAILAMVASKFVDVLGVSFLGIFIALAIHLLNFVLATAESGLHSARLHYVEFMGKFYAGGGNQYKPFSKKRRNY
- a CDS encoding WecB/TagA/CpsF family glycosyltransferase codes for the protein MNNVIAYAIFALMGLVVASFFLQKIYRRSLSRERYFYMRDLSLVAGWILFALWSGSEPIKVVVAMATLGAVIGMAQHTSPGKNLSWLLGAVGLCFAAMGPRIYFIGLSNGEYLYLSHYSSFLLTAVWVTLFPLLFQKLDYIPGLAGHLLGVGFSLALLVSSLSGQSLAGGFLMSLAGLSFTAVFWSRLGHNYRQLGRPLAAFWGIIVAGASLVGVSKGVTFTAIMVIPMGLYALPIAEASLSFIAQALPVKGWGRISIYHRMIDKGIDHPKAVKFVTFLCLSIGAIVSFVQMGIDDSNKPILLFILGVSSFVGITCARGARSYRDSSDMWGIPMDGISMNYALSKTRSRIINLEPSAMVVTANALSLYRTRKDPIYRDVVKRSWLTLPDGAGLVWAMRLLGVPVVERVAGIDFMHGLSRLSAAEGWPVYLLGSKPGVADEAGRKLTELYPGLVVAGSRDGYFSEEEDLDVVQEIKDSGAKVLFVALGMPKQDVWLDKYLPDMDGVVGVGVGGSLDVVSGRLKRAPAGWQKIGMEWLYRLIQEPKRLRQDLDLGLFVLMVLLEKIGLGDGDKKDEKLRS
- a CDS encoding V0D/AC39 family V-type ATPase subunit, coding for MSDEDLYGLEQVMLKGPYASHYRRELVTAKSSILERIERATTSGASERLRSVFEFSTGEAKELIPVLSVRGDMFNARILLRRFTERDNRSGQPQWHDYGPLGSFFFDSLWRECVSPMEAVERCYTSSEPTAIPLAHSLEAFIESSDFMIAERCYMSEIISWSLKPLNGLSPGEDKVREFVGRSVDLWNIQIWFRKSLSRNKDIGQHWDYLDGGTITPDIFERSSSIADLLSDTIWNDSLKLSSRSFPELGRKLQLDFLKWQIALFRLDILGIGVAIAYMARQILEWRNMEILAVGLSANLAPDRIRNLLWRL
- a CDS encoding V-type ATP synthase subunit E gives rise to the protein MEKSSDLEAFILSLRTEGEEELRKLKVQVEDQIADMIALRRNEVELEIGNILEQHSRILAKEEAFLVSKHRGKILEAIEGLQLELCDRVRSMIESKLDSLLASDSYKDSLERLLSEVVQKAGASSTVVVPPSQVESLSSKGYKVQGGTLDRWGGCIAIDEEGGAIFENTYRGRLERLFPEIVRELAIMFDEVLEKHEFISERLRIS
- the ribH gene encoding 6,7-dimethyl-8-ribityllumazine synthase, with the protein product MKVYQGKLVAQSGRYGIVVSRFNDLISSKLLEGAKDALFRHGVKVNDIDVVWVPGAWEIPLAVKELSLLGKYDGLIALGAVIRGDTPHFEYVSSEVSKGLAHIGLEQRIPVTFGVLTCDDLEQALLRAGSKAGNKGAEAAIAALEMVNLIREMRTGKEA
- a CDS encoding ATPase, with protein sequence MEKALIAFAAALAVGVPSIATALAQAKIGSAAAGTIAEKPETSGTMIILEAIPETMVILGFVVAIMIILQLA
- the serS gene encoding serine--tRNA ligase, which produces MLDVKYVRENMDQVRAFLEARNYSFDLSSILSLDGKRRELISKVEQLKAERNAGSKEVGAAKAKGEDVSALMERMRSIGEEIKSLDQEVTQIDSDLEGIMLQIPNKPHSSVPVGADEEENVEVRRWGTPKAFDFDPLPHWDLGENLGILDFKRGVSLAQSRFTVMVGAGARLERALLNFMLDLHVDRHGYKEINPPFMVNSAAMSGTGQLPKFADDLYRVADDDLWLIPTAEVPLTNLHGGEILEESDLPLYYTAYTPCFRKEAGSHGRDVRGIMRQHQFEKVEMVKLSTPDGSYDELEKLTANAEEVLQLLKLPYRVITLCTGDMGFGSSKTYDIEVWLPSQDRYREISSCSNCEDFQARRMNTRYRPSDGGKPRFVHTLNGSGIAIGRALIAVMENYQRSDGSIEVPEVLIPYMGGIKEISPL
- a CDS encoding CBS domain-containing protein, translated to MIKKMKNFVAEDIMSRDLTAMMEDDRLLDAIHVLYSHSLSGLPVIDEDWRLVGYLSESDILRPTIPTYLEILAQSSFLGNEENILFQRFGAMKDSQVRDIMHKEPVFVSPQTNIMTVADLMLRKQIKRLPVVDSSKLVGVIERGAFCEFLMEGGSKGA